AATGAAGGATTCCTTGAAGAGTCATCTGCCAAAGGGGGACTACTATTTGGGTTACTCCATAATGAACTCGGTTGGATGGAAGTGGTTAAAGACATCAGGGGAATGGGGTTGATGGCTGGAATTGAACTGACTGTACCTGCACAGCCAATTCTTGCTGAATTAAGAAAATCAGGACTGATTGCGTTGCCGGCAGGAGAAAAGGTAATCCGCCTGCTTCCTCCGTTGAATGTTAAACAAGAAGAGATAGAGAAGGCAGTCTCATTGATGAAATGCGCATTATCTAACTATAAAGTAACAGTATAAATTTTTTTAGGATTATTTGTATAAAAATAAATTAGTATAAATAAATATACGTTTGGAGATGTGTCTGATGAAAGGATATCTGCATCTGGCTGACGGCAAGACATTTCAAGGGCACTTGCATGGATCGTTAGCTGAACAGGGAATTGCCGGTGAGATCGTATTTTTTACAGGGATGACCGGTTATCAAGAAGTACTGACAGATCCTTCATATAAAAATCAAATCATTGTTTTCACCTACCCGTTGATAGGCAATTATGGAATCAATGATCATGACTTTGAAAGCAAAAAGCCGCATGTTGCAGCAGTAATTGTATTTGAGGCTGCAAAAACAGCTTATCACTATGAAGCGCAGCTCAGCTTCACTGAGTATCTGGAGAAATGGGATATTCCCGTGCTGGAGCATGTGGATACCCGGGAGCTCGTAAAATCCATCCGCCAGAACGGGACAATGCCTGCCCTCTTATCAAGAGAAGCAGCCTGTGAATCAGGCTGTGACAGTGTTAATGGTCTCAAGGTGGAGGAAGTATCATCGAGGGCACCAGAAACGATTGGCTCTGGTGACACTCACATCGTGTTAATTGATTACGGCTTTAAAAAATCCATCGCTGACTATCTGGTCAAACAAAATTGCCTCGTAACAATTGTTCCTTACAATTATAGCTTTGAACAAATCGCAGCCTTGAAGCCTGATGGTGTGCTTTTATCAAATGGACCGGGCGATCCGAAGGAATTATTCGGGCAGCTGCACGAGATCAGGAAAGTAATCGAGCACTATCCAGTATTGGGGATTTGTCTAGGGCACCAGCTGGCAGCGCTCGCACTTGGAGGGGATACAAAGAAAATGCTATTTGGCCATCGAGGAGCGAACCAGCCTGTTTACGATATAAATAGCAACCGGGTATTCATGTCTTCCCAAAACCACAGCTTTGCGGTTGATCAAAATAGTATCGGGAACACAGGATTGAAGGTCCGTTTCTTCAATAAAAATGATCAGTCAATCGAGGGCCTATACCATGAGAAATGGCCGCTGATGACAGTCCAGTTCCATCCGGAAGCAAGCCCGGGACCTGAAGACAGTGTATTCATATTTGGGGAATTCATCAATACAGTCAAATACAGAAATCGGAGAGTAGTCAGCTATGCCTAAGGATAAAAATATCAAGTCAATATTGGTAATCGGCTCAGGCCCCATCATCATCGGGCAGGCCGCTGAATTTGATTATGCAGGGACACAGGCCTGCATTGCCTTGAAAGAAGAAGGTTATCGGGTCATCCTTGTAAACAATAACCCGGCAACCGTCATGACGGATCATGTATTTGCAGATGCAGTTTATTTTGAACCAATGACAGCAGAAGGCGTTGAAAAGGTGATCCAGGCAGAAAAGCCTGATGGGATATTAGGTACCCTTGGCGGGCAGGCAGGTTTGAACCTGGTGTTTAAGCTAAGTGAGGAAGGAATTCTTGAAAAATACAATGTAAAAGTGCTGGGGACCTCGGTTGCAAGTATCAAGCAAGGTGAAGACAGGGAAGCATTTCGCAGCCTGATGCATGAGCTTAATGAACCGGTGCCGGAGAGTGAGATCGTCCAATTTGTAGAAGATGCGGTCTCTTTCGCAGAAAAAATCGGTTTCCCACTGATTGTAAGGCCAGCTTACACGCTTGGGGGAACAGGCGGCGGCATTGCCGGAACAATGGAAGAATTGGTCTCTCTTGTTACCGGAGGGCTTAGTGAGAGCCCGATTAATCAATGCCTGGTCGAAAGAAGCATTGCCGGCTATAAAGAAATTGAATACGAAATGATGCGTGATGCTGCTGGCACTTGTATTTCCATTTGTAATATGGAAAATATCGACCCGGTCGGCATCCACACAGGCGACTCGATCGTAGTGGCTCCATCACAGACGCTTACAGACAGGGAATACCAGATGCTCAGGACTTCCGCTGTTAAAATCATTTCAGTACTTGGAATCGTTGGAGGCTGCAACATCCAGTTTGCCCTCGACCCTAGGAGCAAAAATTACTATTTAATTGAAGTGAACCCACGGGTCAGCCGGTCGTCAGCACTTGCTTCCAAAGCGACTGGATACCCGATTGCGCGCATGGCGGCAAAATTGGCAGTTGGATACAACCTTGCTGAGATCATGAACCCGGTAACAGGCAATACCTTTGCCAGCTATGAGCCATCACTCGACTATGCAGTGGTAAAAATACCGAAATGGCCGTTTGAGCAATTCCCGCACATTGACAGGACTTTAGGGACACAAATGAAGGCAACCGGAGAAGCGATGGCAATTGATCGAAGCTTTGAACGCGCATTTATCAAAGCAGTCCGTTCTCTGAACATAAAAACGCTTGATTTAAAGCTGCCGGCAATTGAAGGATTTACAGTCGATCAGCTATACGATTTAACAGGAAAGCAAACAGACCAGCGGGTTTTTGCATTGCTCGAACTGCTGCGGCGGGGTGAGGCAATCCAGCTTATCCATGAAAAAACGAAAATAGATCTGTTTTTCCTAAACAGATTCAAATCCTTGACAGAAGTAGAGAATCAAATTGCAAAGCTTGGAATCGAAACGATCTCAGCTACTGAGTTAAGATATCTGAAAGAGAAAGGGTTCAGCGATGCTTATTTGGCAAATGAATGGAAGTTTAGCGAACGGCAGGTAAGAGAGCTTCGCAAAAAATACGGCATTGCACCAGTTTATAAAATGGTTGATACATGTGCGGCGGAATTTGAATCTGCTTCAAATTATTATTACTCAAGTTATATTGGTGAGAATGAAGCAAAAGTCGCAAGCAGTAAACGAAAGGTACTGGTCATAGGCAGTGGTCCGATCAGCATCGGTCAGGGAATCGAGTTTGATTATTGTTCGGTTCATGGTGTATTTGCTCTCAAAGAAGAAGATGTAGAAACAATCATGATCAACAATAATCCTGAGACAGTCAGCACAGATTTCACGATATCAGATCGATTGTAT
The window above is part of the Mesobacillus jeotgali genome. Proteins encoded here:
- a CDS encoding carbamoyl phosphate synthase small subunit, which translates into the protein MKGYLHLADGKTFQGHLHGSLAEQGIAGEIVFFTGMTGYQEVLTDPSYKNQIIVFTYPLIGNYGINDHDFESKKPHVAAVIVFEAAKTAYHYEAQLSFTEYLEKWDIPVLEHVDTRELVKSIRQNGTMPALLSREAACESGCDSVNGLKVEEVSSRAPETIGSGDTHIVLIDYGFKKSIADYLVKQNCLVTIVPYNYSFEQIAALKPDGVLLSNGPGDPKELFGQLHEIRKVIEHYPVLGICLGHQLAALALGGDTKKMLFGHRGANQPVYDINSNRVFMSSQNHSFAVDQNSIGNTGLKVRFFNKNDQSIEGLYHEKWPLMTVQFHPEASPGPEDSVFIFGEFINTVKYRNRRVVSYA
- a CDS encoding carbamoyl phosphate synthase large subunit, whose amino-acid sequence is MPKDKNIKSILVIGSGPIIIGQAAEFDYAGTQACIALKEEGYRVILVNNNPATVMTDHVFADAVYFEPMTAEGVEKVIQAEKPDGILGTLGGQAGLNLVFKLSEEGILEKYNVKVLGTSVASIKQGEDREAFRSLMHELNEPVPESEIVQFVEDAVSFAEKIGFPLIVRPAYTLGGTGGGIAGTMEELVSLVTGGLSESPINQCLVERSIAGYKEIEYEMMRDAAGTCISICNMENIDPVGIHTGDSIVVAPSQTLTDREYQMLRTSAVKIISVLGIVGGCNIQFALDPRSKNYYLIEVNPRVSRSSALASKATGYPIARMAAKLAVGYNLAEIMNPVTGNTFASYEPSLDYAVVKIPKWPFEQFPHIDRTLGTQMKATGEAMAIDRSFERAFIKAVRSLNIKTLDLKLPAIEGFTVDQLYDLTGKQTDQRVFALLELLRRGEAIQLIHEKTKIDLFFLNRFKSLTEVENQIAKLGIETISATELRYLKEKGFSDAYLANEWKFSERQVRELRKKYGIAPVYKMVDTCAAEFESASNYYYSSYIGENEAKVASSKRKVLVIGSGPISIGQGIEFDYCSVHGVFALKEEDVETIMINNNPETVSTDFTISDRLYFEPLTQEDILNVIEMEGIEEVIVQLGGQTALNLAKGLEEAGVKLLGTSSATIDLFEDRDQFYQLLDKLQIPRVKGETAGDEGELLAAVKRLGFPVLIRPSYVIGGLNMLIIRNTEELKTALGTDNISYPILVDQYLEATEAELDLAADGEHILIPAIIEHIEKTGVHSGDSFCIIPARSFSNETKEKMAEYAKRIVNELDYKGLMNIQFIVKGHEVFLLEVNPRSSRTMPIVSKVAGVELVKKATKILLGKYKLSKDEVLLNSDAPYTVVKHPVFSNFALKGLDAKTGPQMISTGEGISIASTLEEALSKSFHSISGKAVHGAIAYVDEKQLLDAGKLAGDFHFIHIDKVKEARKVAALYCPGESERDLYWREWAVKNRKIVMTQKETLSALLKSAKVQSWDVNPLDKWLAKTREEVVAE